A window from Fundidesulfovibrio soli encodes these proteins:
- a CDS encoding WD40 repeat domain-containing protein, which translates to MTAARELGSGILEWSLGAFPERAAFSADSAEMAFALGDGRIAVMGVEGQDARFFAPHEGGSCMSLAAHPKGGWLSGGDDGRLVYTSPEGECTMVHEVPGHWLEVMAASQDGGTLAVAAGRTVLVFDLSLGSMTEYGPHQGNVSGLAFSPAGGILAATHVGGVSLWDLDEPSEPIFLELRGLNLAPAFSPDGNFLACGHQENAIHVVDLASRKVFQLGGLPAKPGQLAWSLDGRYLMHTGTRAVVCWPVPDCFNQHPEPVAFAVQEEARMTALAANTRIPFAAAGFGDGTVLLAELKRFTAFPLGLDPGFPVSCLCWSGAGLHLACGMEDGRAALLDLGKMLSEG; encoded by the coding sequence ATGACCGCCGCCAGGGAGCTGGGCTCCGGCATCCTGGAGTGGAGCCTGGGGGCCTTCCCCGAGCGGGCCGCCTTCAGCGCCGACAGCGCGGAGATGGCCTTCGCCCTGGGCGACGGGCGCATCGCGGTCATGGGCGTGGAGGGGCAGGATGCGCGCTTCTTCGCGCCGCACGAGGGGGGCTCCTGCATGTCCCTGGCGGCGCACCCCAAGGGCGGCTGGCTGAGCGGCGGCGACGACGGCAGGCTGGTCTACACCTCGCCCGAGGGCGAATGCACCATGGTGCATGAAGTCCCGGGGCACTGGCTGGAGGTCATGGCCGCAAGCCAGGACGGCGGCACCCTGGCCGTGGCCGCCGGGCGCACGGTGCTGGTGTTCGACCTGTCCTTGGGCTCCATGACCGAGTACGGCCCGCACCAGGGCAACGTCTCCGGGCTGGCCTTCAGCCCGGCCGGGGGCATCCTGGCGGCCACCCACGTGGGCGGCGTCTCCTTGTGGGACCTGGACGAGCCATCCGAACCGATCTTTCTGGAATTGCGCGGCCTGAACCTGGCCCCGGCCTTCTCCCCGGACGGCAACTTCCTGGCCTGCGGGCACCAGGAGAACGCCATCCACGTGGTGGACCTGGCCTCGCGCAAGGTGTTCCAACTGGGCGGCCTGCCCGCCAAGCCCGGCCAGCTGGCCTGGTCCCTGGACGGGCGCTACCTGATGCACACCGGCACCCGGGCCGTTGTCTGCTGGCCCGTGCCTGATTGCTTCAACCAGCACCCGGAGCCCGTGGCCTTCGCCGTGCAGGAGGAGGCCCGCATGACCGCCCTGGCCGCCAACACGCGCATCCCCTTCGCTGCCGCCGGTTTCGGCGACGGCACGGTGCTCCTGGCGGAGCTCAAGCGCTTCACCGCCTTCCCGCTGGGCCTGGACCCGGGCTTCCCCGTCTCCTGCCTGTGCTGGAGCGGGGCCGGGCTGCACCTGGCCTGCGGCATGGAGGACGGC
- a CDS encoding CobW family GTP-binding protein produces the protein MLPIPVTVLTGYLGAGKTTLLNRILTQEHGKRYAVIVNEFGEVGIDNELVAHSDEEIFEMNNGCICCTVRGDLIRMVGGLIRRKGHLDGVIIETTGLADPAPVIQTFFLDQETKERTALDAVVAVVDARHFQGQLERSAEAREQVIFADAVILNKCDLVDEAGLEEARARIRELNPSVEIIPATRCDVPLEKVMGRRSFDLLRLLDIEPELLDEGAHEHSHGHVQSVSLVSDKAVDFERFKKWIGEFLNAQGQNVYRCKGILHLPGERQRLVFQGVHMLMEMGFGMPWKEGEPRSSKAVFIGRGLDSLALQIAFRDCLVTS, from the coding sequence ATGCTCCCCATCCCGGTTACTGTCCTCACCGGCTATCTCGGCGCGGGAAAGACCACGCTGCTCAACCGCATCCTCACCCAGGAGCACGGCAAACGCTATGCCGTGATCGTCAACGAATTCGGTGAGGTAGGCATCGACAACGAGCTCGTGGCCCACAGCGACGAGGAAATCTTCGAGATGAACAACGGCTGCATCTGCTGCACCGTGCGCGGCGACCTGATCCGCATGGTGGGCGGGCTGATCCGCCGCAAGGGCCACCTCGACGGCGTGATTATCGAGACCACGGGCCTGGCTGACCCCGCCCCGGTCATCCAGACCTTCTTCCTGGATCAGGAGACCAAGGAGCGCACCGCGCTGGACGCCGTGGTGGCCGTGGTGGACGCCCGCCACTTCCAGGGGCAGCTGGAACGCAGCGCCGAGGCCCGCGAGCAGGTGATCTTCGCCGACGCCGTGATCCTCAACAAGTGCGACCTGGTGGACGAGGCCGGGCTGGAGGAGGCCCGGGCGCGCATCCGTGAGCTCAACCCCTCGGTGGAGATCATCCCGGCCACGCGTTGCGACGTGCCCCTGGAGAAGGTCATGGGGCGGCGCTCCTTCGACCTGCTGCGCCTGCTGGACATCGAGCCCGAGCTGCTGGACGAGGGCGCGCACGAGCACAGCCACGGGCACGTGCAGTCCGTCTCCCTGGTCTCGGACAAGGCCGTGGACTTCGAACGCTTCAAGAAATGGATCGGCGAGTTCCTCAACGCCCAAGGGCAGAACGTCTACCGCTGCAAGGGAATCCTGCATCTGCCGGGCGAACGGCAGCGGCTGGTGTTCCAGGGGGTGCACATGCTCATGGAGATGGGTTTCGGGATGCCCTGGAAAGAGGGCGAGCCGCGCAGCAGCAAGGCCGTGTTCATCGGCCGTGGCCTGGACAGCCTGGCCCTGCAGATCGCCTTCCGCGACTGCCTGGTGACGTCATGA
- a CDS encoding molybdopterin-dependent oxidoreductase — MRATENTRSIVTTCTRDCPSCCGLLAVVEEGRLTAIKGNPAHPLNKGGCCGKMKAYVRRVYSPERVTSPMLRRGGAWRAIGWGEALDLWAEKIKAFVAESGPESILHYQGYGERTALTVLNERFFAHLGGVTGLAGTLCSGTAYAAMAQDFGVRVSHDPLDHLNARTIILWGRNPAVTQFNMTRILGEARKRGATVWLVDPAATESLALCSRHIQPRPGADVHLALGAARSALENGWVDQSFVSERATGFDAFRRIALEATVEERAALAGVSPADVRSLAQAMWLGKPTAILLGWGMHRHADAHLGVRAIDALSAMTGNVGLPGGGVSQGFEEYGPYDQSAWGHELHPPRRRLLMARIGREILGAKDPPIRMIVTSAANPVCMAPDSDTVAEAFSSREFTVHLGHFLDDTARLADLFLPCATFLEEDDVVAAYGHNFLGPVNKAVEPVGECRPQFDIYQDLAGRFPFAGEYVRPRDEWLRALCEPFIGKGFTLEQLRRGPLRDPDAPMAPWAEGPFATADGRFHFLGQAPSRSMPAPALPLWLLTIGSAEHLCSELTLAEHATLPTARIHPDTGAALGLAHGSPALLQNAQASVTVLVEFDAAQRRDVCLCARGGWLAAGHGLNRLAAARASALGSGTPYYETRVTLLPLPSGAAQGHPVDRESSRN, encoded by the coding sequence ATGCGCGCGACCGAAAACACCCGTTCCATCGTCACCACCTGCACCCGGGACTGCCCCAGTTGCTGCGGCCTGCTGGCCGTGGTGGAGGAGGGCCGCCTCACGGCCATCAAGGGCAATCCGGCCCATCCGCTGAACAAGGGCGGCTGCTGCGGCAAGATGAAAGCCTACGTGCGCCGGGTCTACAGCCCGGAGCGCGTCACCAGCCCCATGCTGCGCAGGGGCGGCGCCTGGCGGGCCATCGGCTGGGGCGAGGCCCTGGACCTCTGGGCGGAGAAGATCAAGGCCTTCGTGGCCGAGTCCGGGCCGGAGTCCATCCTGCACTATCAGGGCTACGGAGAGCGCACGGCCCTCACCGTGCTCAACGAGCGTTTCTTCGCCCACCTGGGCGGGGTCACGGGCCTGGCGGGCACGCTCTGCTCGGGCACGGCCTACGCGGCCATGGCGCAGGATTTCGGCGTGCGCGTCTCCCACGACCCGCTGGATCATCTGAACGCCCGCACCATCATCCTCTGGGGCCGCAACCCTGCGGTCACCCAGTTCAACATGACCCGTATCCTGGGCGAGGCCCGCAAGCGCGGCGCGACGGTCTGGCTGGTGGACCCGGCCGCCACCGAGAGTCTGGCCCTGTGCTCGCGGCACATCCAGCCCAGGCCCGGGGCGGACGTCCACCTGGCCCTGGGCGCGGCCCGCTCCGCCCTGGAGAACGGCTGGGTGGACCAGTCCTTCGTGTCGGAACGGGCCACGGGCTTCGACGCCTTCCGGCGCATCGCCCTGGAGGCCACCGTGGAGGAGCGCGCCGCCCTGGCCGGCGTGTCCCCCGCGGACGTGCGCTCCCTGGCCCAGGCCATGTGGCTGGGCAAGCCAACCGCCATCCTGCTGGGCTGGGGCATGCACCGCCACGCGGACGCCCACCTGGGGGTGCGGGCCATCGACGCGCTCTCGGCCATGACCGGCAACGTGGGCCTGCCAGGCGGCGGCGTGAGCCAGGGCTTCGAGGAGTACGGCCCCTACGACCAGTCCGCCTGGGGCCACGAGTTGCACCCGCCCCGGCGCAGGCTGCTCATGGCGCGCATCGGCCGGGAGATCCTGGGCGCCAAGGACCCTCCCATCCGCATGATCGTCACCAGCGCGGCCAACCCCGTGTGCATGGCCCCGGACAGCGACACCGTGGCCGAGGCCTTCTCCAGCCGGGAGTTCACCGTGCACCTGGGCCACTTCCTGGACGACACCGCCCGCCTGGCGGACCTCTTCCTGCCCTGCGCCACCTTCCTGGAGGAGGACGACGTGGTGGCGGCCTACGGGCACAACTTCCTGGGCCCGGTGAACAAGGCCGTGGAGCCCGTTGGGGAGTGCCGCCCCCAGTTCGACATATACCAGGACCTGGCCGGGCGCTTCCCCTTCGCCGGGGAGTATGTGCGCCCCAGGGACGAATGGCTGCGCGCGCTCTGCGAGCCCTTCATCGGCAAGGGCTTCACCCTGGAGCAGCTCAGGCGCGGACCCCTGCGCGACCCGGACGCGCCCATGGCCCCCTGGGCCGAAGGGCCGTTCGCCACGGCGGACGGCAGGTTCCACTTCCTGGGTCAGGCCCCCTCCCGCTCCATGCCGGCCCCGGCCCTGCCCCTGTGGCTTCTGACCATCGGCAGCGCGGAGCACCTCTGCTCCGAGCTGACCCTGGCCGAGCACGCCACCCTGCCCACGGCGCGCATCCACCCGGACACCGGGGCCGCACTGGGGCTGGCCCACGGCTCGCCCGCGCTCCTGCAAAACGCCCAGGCCAGCGTGACGGTGCTGGTGGAGTTCGACGCGGCACAACGCCGCGACGTCTGCCTGTGCGCGCGGGGCGGCTGGCTGGCGGCCGGGCACGGCCTGAACCGGCTGGCCGCGGCCCGGGCCAGCGCCCTCGGCTCGGGCACCCCCTACTACGAGACGCGGGTCACCCTGCTCCCGCTGCCGTCCGGCGCGGCCCAGGGGCATCCGGTTGACAGGGAATCCTCCCGGAACTAG
- a CDS encoding AzlC family ABC transporter permease yields the protein MQHANDDHTAQRAEPSALSQALPIVMGYLPVGFAYGVLAVKAGLSLANTGLMSILVYAGSAQLIAVDMIGAGAPASSVIATAFIVNLRHVLFSAALSPFLASWPVRRIARFCFEMTDETFALHATRFHNRQLSARKTLAINLLAHTGWIVGGIAGAVAGGFVPDVKPLGLDYALPAMFAVLLVGQLLSPAHILAAALGGSLALIISQTDASAYATLAGAVIAAATAAFTPWTSKRSS from the coding sequence ATGCAGCACGCGAACGACGACCATACCGCCCAGCGGGCCGAGCCCTCCGCCCTCTCGCAGGCCCTGCCCATCGTCATGGGCTACCTGCCCGTGGGCTTCGCCTACGGCGTGCTGGCGGTGAAGGCCGGGCTCTCCCTGGCCAACACGGGGCTCATGTCCATCCTGGTCTACGCGGGCTCGGCCCAGCTCATCGCCGTGGACATGATCGGCGCGGGCGCCCCGGCCTCCAGCGTGATAGCCACGGCCTTCATCGTGAACCTGCGCCACGTGCTCTTCTCCGCCGCGCTCTCGCCGTTCCTGGCCAGCTGGCCCGTGCGGCGCATCGCCCGGTTCTGCTTCGAGATGACCGACGAGACCTTCGCCCTGCACGCCACGCGCTTCCACAACAGGCAACTGAGCGCCCGCAAGACCCTGGCCATCAACCTGCTGGCGCATACGGGCTGGATCGTGGGCGGCATCGCCGGGGCCGTGGCTGGGGGCTTCGTGCCCGACGTGAAGCCCCTGGGGCTCGACTACGCCCTGCCCGCCATGTTCGCGGTGCTGCTGGTGGGCCAGCTGCTGAGCCCCGCGCACATCCTGGCCGCGGCCCTGGGCGGCTCCCTGGCCCTGATCATCTCCCAGACCGACGCCTCGGCCTACGCCACCCTGGCCGGAGCCGTCATCGCCGCCGCCACCGCGGCCTTCACGCCATGGACCAGCAAACGATCCTCCTGA
- a CDS encoding AzlD domain-containing protein, with amino-acid sequence MDQQTILLTILGMAAVTYLPRVVPALFFASRPMPEVLRRFLSVVPPAVLGALLAQSVLLEKGALHLSLDNAFLWASALTCLLAWRTKGFFGPVLAGLCFVALWRAIF; translated from the coding sequence ATGGACCAGCAAACGATCCTCCTGACCATCCTGGGCATGGCCGCGGTGACCTACCTGCCGCGCGTTGTCCCGGCGCTGTTCTTCGCTTCGCGCCCCATGCCCGAGGTCCTGCGCCGCTTTCTCTCCGTGGTGCCCCCGGCGGTGCTGGGCGCGTTGCTGGCCCAGTCCGTCCTGCTCGAGAAAGGCGCGCTGCACCTGAGCCTGGACAACGCCTTCCTCTGGGCCTCCGCCCTGACCTGCCTGCTTGCCTGGCGCACCAAGGGCTTCTTCGGCCCCGTGCTGGCGGGCTTGTGCTTCGTGGCCCTCTGGCGCGCCATCTTCTAG